A genomic region of Balaenoptera acutorostrata chromosome 4, mBalAcu1.1, whole genome shotgun sequence contains the following coding sequences:
- the ZBED2 gene encoding LOW QUALITY PROTEIN: zinc finger BED domain-containing protein 2 (The sequence of the model RefSeq protein was modified relative to this genomic sequence to represent the inferred CDS: inserted 2 bases in 1 codon), with the protein MRREEEEEEGTRIKAKGYLEVKEEEEISETGELVGPFAGAMPTLMPHHRGTWFSEAWEYFHLAPAGAGHHPNPYATCRLCGGQVDRGPGVNVGTTALWKHLKSMHREELEKSGYGQAGQXARLQGPQLPTGIGGDWARILEQASQREKEVLRRERAVERRERALDEVERAILEMRRKVRAEKKACQREEDQPAVVHPFHFV; encoded by the exons ATGAggcgggaagaggaggaagaggagggaaccaGGATAAAGGCAAAAGGGTACTTAgaagtgaaggaggaggaggagatcagTGAGACGGGAGAACTGGTTGGCCCTTTTGCAGGTGCCATGCCCACCCTGATGCCCCACCACAGGGGGACTTGGTTTTCCGAGGCCTGGGAGTATTTCCACCTGGCCCCTGCCGGTGCTGGACACCACCCCAACCCATACGCCACCTGCCGCCTGTGTGGCGGGCAGGTGGACCGTGGCCCTGGGGTTAACGTGGGCACCACAGCCCTGTGGAAGCATCTGAAAAGCATGCACAGAGAGGAGCTGGAGAAGAGTGGCTATGGTCAGGCTGGGCA TGCCAGGCTTCAAGGGCCACAGCTCCCCACAGGCATTGGGGGCGACTGGGCCAGGATCCTGGAGCAGGCCAGCCAAAGAGAAAAGGAGGTACTTAGGAGGGAGAGGGCAGTGGAAAGGAGAGAGCGAGCCCTGGATGAGGTGGAAAGGGCCATCCTGGAGATGAGGCGGAAGGTGAGGGCTGAGAAGAAGGCCTGCCAGAGGGAGGAAGACCAGCCCGCAGTAGTTCATCCCTTCCATTTTGTTTAA